A genomic window from Chaetodon auriga isolate fChaAug3 chromosome 13, fChaAug3.hap1, whole genome shotgun sequence includes:
- the fastkd5 gene encoding FAST kinase domain-containing protein 5, mitochondrial, whose translation MAACVLCRRVPRLCCLRGLRKDFTHAHHSCVKQVDETDDQEGKTGVLQQQKASLHEGYRLSYNPSSYHSVQKSATSRSRTDHDEDECPSTLVPSFWQQSNRYSVSCSRHLSSSKNTLLDLAFNKSPTPEMPSVPLNHGKPIPPDVSVDTRAFHKCRPGYVSITLDLTQRPHPIEWEEAKTLLQKVAVLKGSMKPSDVSHFLVELSRFHADKVSLVRSDQRFSMLLRYSVEHLCHFTPLQLLEVLKAFVWLDMPSSHTVLGLYETELSHRADQMSLHQLLLAADLWRCIGRQVPQFLKHVYNSVRLYHGQMEIPELVQLLYIMGEGRQCPTDLIRPIEKLLMLHLHQLYPEEVGAVCLALFKSQTSISEGSVTGLVDKAHSFVEEMSDFAMVNVLKLLRFSFLYHRAWLEAMAREVPQRAHRMGVKGLMHVALACSAHHYRNDKILTPIAERVPSLVSHCRSKDASKLLWAFGRLGFLPVESPSFYSSLTETLRERKIEFHRYPEHLLTGLLGLAFVSLFPEDLIALALSPEFVNLALKSTHFELKKDLFTLDGAVALELPQWRGPRLSPELREEVAEMLWSFVQSDVCQKPEVQEAESALQDLLGGKKFVCKRMILPHTRSIDLEVHLDSTGQPIPVNPAFITAAVSPEDSSSKFASHQGWERMNVGATITDELVAQLINAKNTAEASTTSPTIKATSLQRVQPDESESLFDGGLFLTSDITEALTRPSRLPSAPQDSKGTVKLAIQVSTRNHYCTHSQQLMGLHAMKRRQLKLAGYKVVELSYQNWFPLLRKSRTEKLAYLHCIVYDNL comes from the coding sequence ATGGCTGCCTGTGTGCTGTGTCGACGGGTGCCCAGGCTATGTTGCCTCCGTGGCTTAAGAAAGGATTTTACACACGCTCATCACTCGTGTGTCAAACAAGTGGATGAGACTGACGATCAGGAGGGCAAGACAGGagtattacagcagcagaaggcCTCCCTCCATGAAGGATACAGGCTGTCTTACAACCCCAGCTCATATCACTCTGTGCAGAAATCTGCAACCTCCAGGAGCCGAACAGATCATGATGAGGATGAGTGTCCCTCCACGCTCGTGCCTTCCTTCTGGCAACAGAGCAATCGTTACAGTGTGAGTTGCTCGCGGCATCTCTCCAGCTCAAAAAACACACTTCTTGACTTAGCTTTCAACAAAAGCCCTACACCCGAGATGCCATCAGTGCCACTGAACCACGGAAAACCCATACCGCCAGATGTGAGCGTAGATACACGTGCCTTCCACAAATGCAGGCCGGGGTATGTCTCCATCACTCTTGACCTCACCCAGCGGCCTCACCCAATTGAATGGGAAGAAGCCAAGACGCTGCTGCAGAAAGTGGCCGTCTTAAAGGGCAGCATGAAACCATCTGATGTGTCTCACTTTCTTGTGGAGCTCAGCCGCTTTCATGCGGACAAGGTATCATTAGTGAGGAGTGACCAGCGCTTCAGCATGCTCCTCCGATATTCTGTGGAACACCTTTGCCATTTTACTCcacttcagctgctggaggtgctGAAGGCGTTCGTGTGGCTGGACATGCCCTCCTCCCACACTGTTCTCGGGCTGTATGAAACTGAGCTGAGCCACCGGGCCGACCAGATGAGTCTACACCAGTTGTTGTTGGCTGCTGACTTGTGGCGCTGTATTGGGAGGCAGGTCCCCCAGTTCTTAAAGCACGTCTATAATTCAGTCCGTCTGTACCATGGACAGATGGAGATCCCTGAGCTGGTGCAGCTGTTGTATATAATGGGAGAGGGTAGGCAGTGCCCAACTGACTTGATCCGTCCTATAGAGAAGCTTCTCATGCTTCATTTACACCAACTCTACCCTGAGGAGGTTGGTGCTGTGTGCTTGGCCCTCTTTAAATCCCAGACTTCAATATCTGAGGGTTCAGTGACTGGTCTTGTTGATAAGGCGCACTCTTTTGTGGAAGAGATGAGTGACTTTGCCATGGTGAATGTGCTGAAGTTGCTGCGTTTCAGCTTCTTGTATCACAGGGCGTGGCTGGAAGCCATGGCACGGGAAGTTCCTCAACGGGCCCACAGGATGGGTGTCAAGGGGCTAATGCATGTGGCACTGGCCTGTTCGGCACATCATTACCGCAATGATAAAATCCTAACGCCAATTGCTGAGAGAGTTCCCTCGCTGGTGTCACACTGCAGGAGTAAAGACGCAAGCAAACTCCTGTGGGCCTTTGGCAGATTAGGGTTTCTCCCAGTTGAGAGCCCAAGCTTCTATTCGAGCCTTACCGAGaccctgagagagaggaaaattgAATTCCACAGATACCCAGAGCATCTGCTTACTGGCCTCCTCGGCCTggcctttgtctctctgttccCAGAGGACCTGATTGCATTAGCTTTGAGTCCCGAATTTGTCAACTTAGCCCTGAAATCCAcacattttgagctgaaaaaagACTTGTTCACCTTAGATGGAGCTGTGGCTCTGGAGTTGCCTCAGTGGAGAGGTCCGCGGCTCAGCCCTGAACTGAGAGAGGAGGTGGCAGAAATGCTGTGGAGCTTTGTTCAGTCAGATGTGTGCCAGAAGCCGGAGGTTCAGGAGGCAGAATCTGCTCTGCAAGATCTACTCGGAGGAAAGAAGTTTGTATGTAAGAGGATGATTCTGCCCCACACCCGATCCATCGACCTGGAAGTGCATCTTGACTCCACTGGACAGCCTATTCCTGTGAACCCAGCATTCATCACAGCCGCCGTATCTCCAGAGGACAGTTCATCCAAATTTGCTTCTCATCAGGGTTGGGAGAGAATGAATGTAGGAGCAACTATAACTGATGAACTTGTAGCACAGCTAATAAATGCCAAAAACACCGCAGAAGCTTCGACCACATCCCCCACAATTAAAGCTACTTCTCTTCAAAGAGTACAGCCTGATGAAAGTGAGAGCCTGTTTGACGGGGGGCTCTTCCTGACCAGCGACATTACAGAAGCTCTCACCAGACCGAGTCGCCTGCCCTCAGCCCCTCAGGACTCTAAAGGCACAGTCAAACTTGCTATCCAGGTCTCCACCAGGAACCACTACTGCACtcattcacagcagctgatgggCCTTCACGCCATGAAGAGGAGGCAGTTGAAGTTGGCAGGCTACAAAGTTGTGGAGCTCAGCTATCAGAATTGGTTTCCTCTGCTGAGGAAAAGCAGGACTGAGAAGCTGGCATACCTGCACTGCATTGTCTACGACAATCTGTGA